A genomic segment from Verrucomicrobiia bacterium encodes:
- a CDS encoding AAA family ATPase: MTSPGTPNFMQVKNLTITNIGKIESISVNFDKPLLLFYGEVQQGKTTILNAIRFVFGGSFPSDILRHGTDEGSVCLTFDNGSITRELYRAKDGTTKSRPVVFIRDGKPVAKPVAEIEKFLNPFLLDQDFLRNKTELERKRYFAELFHVDTTDIDAEAARCEEQARELRAKLKGYGEIDLTPVEAVDVTELRRKRAEIQNAHDANIRKFTVEFEAELAAVRADNREREEHNRIFQKTSETLSAWCDEIKRLEAALKNANDKVTEIGLWLAENKQRPLLAEPTLALPAAPNACELDEEISQAAATNVRAEQYRKNVQRDAARKTDESQLAELEAKLRGIRQEKVNRLKDISDSCGIPGLAFDERGNFIYEGTEAGMLSTSQVMKLSSDLSSLYSQGFGLDLIDRAESLGKSIFGFVQRAEREKKTILATIVGECPATVPVNVGVFVVEDGKVCAAAQ; this comes from the coding sequence TTGACGAGCCCCGGCACTCCCAATTTTATGCAAGTTAAAAATCTGACCATCACGAACATCGGGAAAATCGAGTCAATCTCGGTTAACTTCGACAAGCCGCTGCTCTTGTTTTACGGAGAAGTCCAGCAGGGCAAGACGACAATTCTGAACGCGATTCGATTCGTGTTCGGTGGGTCGTTCCCTTCGGACATTCTCCGCCACGGCACTGACGAGGGCTCCGTGTGCCTGACCTTCGACAACGGTTCCATCACTCGCGAGTTATACCGGGCAAAGGACGGCACGACTAAGTCGCGTCCCGTAGTCTTTATCCGTGACGGCAAGCCGGTCGCTAAACCCGTAGCGGAGATCGAAAAGTTCCTCAACCCCTTCCTGCTCGACCAGGATTTTCTTCGCAACAAAACGGAACTGGAGCGCAAGCGCTACTTTGCCGAACTGTTCCACGTCGACACGACCGACATCGACGCCGAGGCCGCCCGCTGTGAAGAGCAGGCCCGGGAGCTGCGCGCCAAGCTGAAGGGATATGGTGAAATCGACCTGACGCCGGTCGAAGCGGTCGACGTGACGGAGCTGCGTCGCAAGCGTGCCGAGATTCAGAACGCGCACGATGCAAATATTCGGAAATTCACAGTGGAGTTTGAAGCCGAACTGGCCGCTGTTCGCGCTGACAACAGGGAGCGCGAAGAGCACAATAGAATTTTTCAGAAGACGAGCGAAACGCTGTCAGCCTGGTGCGACGAGATCAAGCGACTTGAAGCCGCGCTCAAGAACGCGAATGACAAAGTGACGGAGATCGGCCTGTGGCTTGCGGAGAACAAACAGCGACCGCTGTTGGCGGAGCCAACCCTGGCGCTGCCTGCCGCGCCGAACGCCTGCGAACTGGATGAAGAGATTTCGCAGGCCGCCGCAACCAACGTGCGCGCCGAGCAATATCGGAAGAACGTGCAGCGCGATGCAGCTCGCAAAACTGATGAAAGCCAGCTTGCCGAGCTGGAAGCAAAGCTGCGCGGCATCCGCCAGGAAAAGGTTAACCGGCTGAAGGACATCTCCGACTCGTGCGGCATTCCGGGGCTCGCGTTTGATGAGCGTGGGAACTTCATCTATGAGGGGACTGAGGCAGGCATGCTCTCGACTTCGCAAGTGATGAAGTTATCGAGCGACCTTTCGTCGCTCTATTCCCAAGGTTTTGGGCTCGATTTAATCGACCGCGCGGAGTCCCTGGGTAAGAGCATCTTCGGGTTCGTGCAGCGCGCAGAGCGCGAGAAGAAAACCATCCTGGCGACCATTGTAGGTGAATGCCCTGCAACGGTGCCAGTCAACGTCGGCGTGTTCGTCGTGGAAGACGGGAAGGTATGCGCCGCTGCCCAATAG
- a CDS encoding phosphohydrolase: MRPTKSRRGDWFQTYSGRQFWPLDPRPDDICIEDIAHHLAGINRFGGATVVPYSVAQHSVHVSRLCPQHAFCALMHDATEAYLGDVIRPLKYQLGVYLEAEQRLWEVIAEKFCLPLEIPAEVKRADNIALMTERRDLLRSTGHDWGRLRDYPPDPGTIRPLGASSAKRLFLMRYTAFAP, translated from the coding sequence GTGAGACCTACGAAGAGCCGCCGCGGGGACTGGTTCCAAACCTACTCGGGCCGTCAGTTCTGGCCATTGGACCCCCGGCCCGACGACATCTGCATTGAGGACATTGCGCACCACCTGGCCGGAATAAACCGTTTCGGCGGCGCGACCGTGGTGCCCTACAGCGTCGCTCAACATTCGGTCCACGTCAGCAGGCTCTGCCCGCAGCATGCGTTCTGCGCACTCATGCACGACGCCACGGAAGCCTACCTAGGTGACGTGATACGGCCCCTCAAGTATCAGCTCGGCGTCTACCTCGAAGCCGAGCAGCGGCTGTGGGAGGTGATCGCAGAAAAATTCTGTCTGCCGTTGGAGATTCCTGCAGAAGTAAAGCGGGCGGACAACATCGCGCTAATGACGGAGCGCCGGGATTTACTTCGGTCGACTGGCCACGATTGGGGCCGCTTGCGCGACTATCCACCGGACCCCGGCACAATCAGGCCGCTGGGTGCGAGCAGCGCCAAACGCCTCTTCCTAATGCGCTATACGGCTTTCGCGCCGTAA
- a CDS encoding DUF2800 domain-containing protein: protein MIELKMSAERLHHPFSPSKLQVLEACPLFTGEESSRNEASEAGTRQHDAAEEGIDIDDPRLADHEADAVALCKEYRDKIVAKYPGGTVIKEEYLNIDDVVLVDSQGNKFKGTTGGYLDVGVINAEKTIAEICDWKFGQWSVEPTENNLQGIAYLLGLYYRFPSLQQVTVHFVMPHRGEGDFHTFQRSQFDGLLLRVKTVVARAKLAQETGDFSKAQVTVSACLFCGNKGKCPALAAFAIKLGKKYAPAQIPETVTPSLLRDAKQAKLSMEIAQLMEAWGKATRGQITARAIEEDEWMPEGYVLRSRTDNEIKNFAGYIRAARKAGVPASAIRAALAIRMTPINKAIQDASPRGSKKAAADAFRADCLEKGILEESQGAIFLERLKS from the coding sequence GTGATTGAATTGAAGATGAGTGCCGAACGCCTCCACCACCCTTTCTCGCCGTCGAAACTGCAAGTGCTTGAAGCTTGCCCCCTCTTCACCGGTGAAGAGTCAAGCCGCAACGAGGCGTCGGAAGCGGGCACCCGGCAGCACGACGCCGCGGAAGAGGGAATTGACATTGATGACCCTCGTCTGGCCGACCACGAAGCTGACGCGGTCGCGCTCTGCAAGGAATACCGCGACAAGATCGTCGCCAAGTATCCGGGCGGGACAGTTATCAAGGAAGAGTATCTCAACATTGACGACGTTGTCTTGGTCGATTCCCAGGGCAATAAGTTTAAAGGCACCACGGGGGGCTATCTGGACGTGGGGGTCATCAATGCTGAAAAAACGATCGCTGAAATCTGCGACTGGAAGTTTGGCCAGTGGTCCGTTGAACCCACAGAGAACAACCTGCAGGGTATTGCTTACCTGCTTGGGCTCTACTACCGCTTCCCATCCCTGCAACAGGTCACCGTCCATTTCGTGATGCCCCATCGCGGAGAAGGCGACTTCCACACGTTCCAACGGAGCCAATTCGACGGCCTGCTGTTGCGGGTCAAAACGGTGGTTGCCCGAGCCAAGCTCGCACAAGAAACAGGAGATTTTTCTAAGGCTCAGGTCACCGTCAGCGCCTGTCTGTTTTGCGGCAATAAGGGAAAGTGTCCCGCGCTCGCTGCGTTCGCTATAAAGCTCGGGAAGAAATACGCTCCGGCTCAAATCCCGGAGACCGTGACCCCCTCTCTTCTGCGCGACGCCAAGCAAGCAAAGCTGTCCATGGAGATCGCGCAGCTCATGGAAGCCTGGGGCAAAGCCACACGAGGCCAGATCACCGCCAGAGCAATCGAAGAAGACGAGTGGATGCCTGAGGGCTACGTGTTGCGGTCGAGAACCGACAACGAGATCAAAAACTTCGCGGGCTACATCAGGGCTGCACGCAAAGCCGGTGTTCCGGCAAGCGCTATCCGCGCGGCCCTGGCAATCCGCATGACACCCATCAATAAGGCGATTCAAGACGCGTCACCCCGTGGAAGTAAGAAGGCCGCTGCGGACGCTTTCCGCGCCGACTGCCTTGAGAAGGGAATCCTGGAGGAGAGCCAGGGCGCAATTTTCCTCGAACGGCTGAAGAGCTGA
- a CDS encoding SprT-like domain-containing protein — translation MQKKYPTREAFLLAAVEAFKPLFEKKEYKVPPVRVSTGWPHTKAVSAKSRRLAECWDNAASEDGVNQIFISPCLNDVTGPQGVLSILIHEVVHAVVGSKAAHGPVFKRCAQAVGLTGPMTSTVAGPELLEIIASVSEELGEYPHSKLDLLKSGRKKQGTRMVKCECPSCGYTVRTTKKWLDVAAPRCPIQGHGALHFELPEETDDSGEE, via the coding sequence TTGCAGAAGAAGTATCCGACCCGCGAAGCGTTCCTCCTCGCCGCAGTAGAAGCGTTCAAGCCTCTGTTCGAGAAGAAAGAATACAAAGTTCCTCCTGTCCGCGTCAGCACCGGGTGGCCCCATACCAAGGCGGTGTCAGCCAAGTCCCGCCGCCTCGCCGAATGCTGGGATAACGCTGCGAGTGAGGACGGCGTGAACCAGATTTTTATCAGCCCCTGTTTAAACGACGTGACCGGTCCACAGGGAGTTCTCTCAATCCTCATCCATGAAGTCGTCCACGCCGTGGTCGGAAGTAAAGCGGCGCACGGACCAGTGTTTAAACGTTGCGCGCAGGCGGTCGGTCTCACCGGCCCGATGACTTCCACTGTTGCAGGACCCGAGCTCTTGGAAATCATCGCGAGCGTTTCCGAGGAACTCGGCGAGTATCCTCACTCGAAGCTCGACCTCCTGAAGTCCGGCCGGAAAAAGCAGGGGACCCGCATGGTAAAATGCGAGTGCCCTAGCTGCGGATACACCGTCCGAACGACGAAAAAATGGCTGGATGTCGCCGCACCCCGCTGCCCCATCCAGGGCCACGGCGCACTTCACTTTGAACTGCCGGAAGAAACCGACGACTCTGGCGAAGAATAA
- a CDS encoding DNA polymerase, with amino-acid sequence MFDGANSWAGNPRDFNWDALEDALLLAHNAAFERAIVGRLVEDGIAPVRMLQNQWQCTANMTSYLCGNRALAKALAVLEGQPMSKDIRDWMSGKTWQDAVDAGKADELARYGVGDVRECHGLWTKYSPRWPSHERGLSELTMRQCARGVSIDAELLHEYITVLQEVIFNLEKSLPWTDRGAAPTSPKAIAEQCRVVGIPAPPVKSHFDDGEEQFEAWEIAYGPQFPWVLGVSQYRQLNKLLSSLQTIRERLRPDNTIDFSLLYFGAHTGRWSGGGSGLNMQNLRKVPLYLKDRNLVSPPGSLSVKDAKDWVANCTDYAMDIRRLFRARPGKKFILADLSQIEPRVLAWLTGNFQLLEMLRTGMSIYEAFARVSMGWTGGNLKKENPDLYALAKIQVLGLGYGCGWEKFVAIAASYGVLLTPEKSQELVTSFRAQNPLTTGLWRTLDDAFKQSIHSDFEMALPSGRTMTYRGVSRVVRSKKDKETGKWRADWAFTALVGDKRKTLYGGLLTENLVQATARDVFGQHLLALEDQVGDVIFHVHDEAITEVDQDVTVKDVEHVMSRTPDWLEGCPVSCEAQEAAHYLK; translated from the coding sequence GTGTTCGATGGCGCGAATTCCTGGGCGGGCAACCCCCGGGACTTTAACTGGGACGCGCTCGAAGACGCCCTGCTGCTGGCCCACAACGCCGCGTTTGAGCGAGCAATCGTCGGGCGGTTGGTCGAGGACGGCATTGCGCCAGTGCGGATGCTTCAAAATCAGTGGCAATGCACGGCCAATATGACGTCTTACCTTTGCGGTAACCGTGCTTTGGCCAAAGCCCTGGCAGTCCTGGAAGGCCAGCCCATGTCAAAGGACATCCGCGATTGGATGAGCGGAAAGACGTGGCAGGACGCGGTCGACGCCGGAAAGGCAGACGAGTTGGCGCGATACGGAGTCGGTGACGTGCGCGAGTGCCACGGCCTCTGGACAAAATACAGCCCTCGTTGGCCCTCTCATGAGCGTGGGCTCTCCGAACTCACCATGCGGCAATGCGCTCGCGGGGTTTCTATCGATGCCGAGTTACTTCACGAATACATCACCGTTTTGCAGGAGGTGATTTTCAACCTCGAAAAATCGCTTCCCTGGACTGACCGAGGCGCAGCTCCCACGAGCCCAAAAGCAATTGCAGAACAGTGCCGCGTGGTCGGCATCCCTGCACCGCCGGTCAAGAGTCATTTCGACGACGGCGAGGAACAGTTCGAGGCTTGGGAGATTGCCTACGGGCCGCAGTTCCCGTGGGTGCTCGGAGTCAGCCAATACCGGCAGCTCAATAAGCTTCTGTCATCTCTCCAAACGATTCGCGAGCGCCTGCGTCCGGATAATACCATTGACTTCTCGCTTCTTTACTTCGGCGCTCACACCGGACGCTGGTCCGGCGGCGGGTCGGGTCTGAACATGCAGAACCTTCGTAAGGTGCCCCTGTATCTCAAGGACCGGAACCTGGTATCACCTCCAGGATCACTCTCCGTCAAAGACGCCAAGGATTGGGTTGCCAACTGCACTGACTACGCCATGGACATTCGGCGGCTCTTCCGGGCGCGCCCTGGCAAGAAGTTCATCCTAGCTGACTTATCGCAGATCGAGCCTCGCGTCCTGGCGTGGCTGACGGGGAATTTTCAGCTCCTCGAAATGCTCCGCACCGGCATGAGTATTTACGAGGCATTCGCACGCGTGTCGATGGGTTGGACGGGTGGGAACCTCAAGAAGGAGAATCCGGACCTCTACGCGCTCGCCAAAATTCAGGTGCTGGGATTGGGGTATGGCTGCGGATGGGAAAAGTTCGTCGCGATTGCCGCGAGTTACGGCGTGTTGTTGACACCCGAGAAGAGTCAGGAATTGGTTACCAGCTTCCGCGCACAGAACCCCCTCACAACCGGTCTGTGGCGCACTTTGGATGATGCGTTCAAGCAATCCATCCACAGCGATTTCGAGATGGCTTTACCGTCTGGGCGGACGATGACTTACCGGGGTGTCTCTCGTGTCGTCCGCAGCAAGAAGGACAAGGAAACCGGGAAATGGAGGGCGGACTGGGCATTTACGGCCCTGGTTGGAGACAAGCGCAAAACACTCTACGGCGGGCTCCTCACGGAAAATCTGGTTCAAGCAACGGCCCGCGACGTCTTCGGCCAGCACTTACTCGCCCTGGAAGACCAGGTCGGCGACGTGATTTTTCACGTCCACGACGAAGCGATTACCGAGGTCGACCAGGACGTCACGGTCAAGGACGTGGAACACGTAATGAGCCGCACGCCTGACTGGCTGGAAGGTTGTCCAGTGAGCTGCGAAGCGCAGGAAGCGGCCCATTACCTGAAATAA
- a CDS encoding primase-helicase family protein has protein sequence MSSELRSAGSGPLPEITEEKCAPRLAKPPSTSHIKTETMFFLPNLSSQNVSTGIAPWDFKTDAIPAEVRSDKTARDAWINNPATRHHVYTFYEGVNGSVRPSRERKDGEGNPVLKCHALVADFDSAQPDDVVVRLVNECPIKPNWIEKTLSGNWRFVWLLEEAIVFPSDTFARHFLKTFADFGFDMGRCMVGFDKPAWEAPERMWTNGCDWRKIHDEKISANVSRGWLVKASQKFNFKGKEFGTTIPLDVVAKELAKHFPKFSQWPGDFALNSQGPTFWIDASQSPKSAIVRETGIQTFSANAAKAFYPWVDLLGAQFVKQYEAESLGRAVEGIYYDGKQYWTALPSGMWIPMEGPQLNRKLKIERSVSPKPDKAGVSDVERALLYIEENARVKGAAPFVNRRPGPYRFNNDTYLNTYSSRPIAPAGKPGEAVWGPNGQFPWLCHFIDTFHPTPLQVAYLKAWIIHAYRCAYYFDPRSSLILFIAGPPGVGKTLLNRGILGPLLGGFGEATDWLLGNDNFNSELFEKPFWSVDDATANANPRTLRIFWMQMKRVAANPSFRCNEKFRKASMTECNSCLMVTCNADEESARQVPDLDQSIKDKLLLLRTIEVQQIKFPPRAELVAILERELPWLARWALDTDIPEELRGDSRYGVRAFADESLVEISRQSSRTAGFSDILEDWMFIHFTTRETKAAFWQGTSYQLHKELINYDPAAPAALRDYSVDTINRSLSQLKGKGFDGLEIVPHSTTRIWKIHRPKHLIK, from the coding sequence TTGTCCAGTGAGCTGCGAAGCGCAGGAAGCGGCCCATTACCTGAAATAACTGAGGAAAAATGCGCGCCGCGGTTGGCAAAGCCCCCCTCAACTTCTCATATCAAGACTGAGACGATGTTTTTTCTCCCTAATCTCAGCTCGCAGAATGTTTCCACCGGGATTGCTCCTTGGGACTTCAAAACAGATGCCATCCCGGCGGAAGTCCGATCCGACAAAACGGCTCGCGACGCCTGGATCAACAACCCGGCCACCCGGCACCATGTCTACACGTTCTACGAGGGTGTGAACGGCAGCGTGCGCCCGTCACGCGAACGGAAGGACGGCGAAGGTAACCCGGTCCTCAAGTGCCACGCGCTGGTCGCTGACTTCGACAGCGCGCAGCCCGACGACGTGGTGGTGCGCCTCGTCAACGAGTGCCCAATCAAGCCCAACTGGATCGAGAAAACCCTGTCCGGCAACTGGCGCTTCGTTTGGCTCCTCGAAGAAGCAATCGTTTTTCCGTCCGACACGTTTGCCCGTCACTTCCTGAAAACCTTCGCGGACTTTGGGTTCGACATGGGCCGCTGCATGGTTGGTTTTGACAAGCCCGCCTGGGAAGCGCCCGAGCGCATGTGGACCAACGGCTGCGACTGGCGGAAAATTCACGACGAAAAAATCTCGGCAAACGTCTCCCGCGGTTGGCTCGTCAAGGCCAGCCAGAAGTTCAACTTCAAGGGCAAGGAATTTGGCACCACGATTCCGCTCGACGTCGTCGCCAAGGAGCTGGCGAAGCACTTTCCGAAGTTCTCTCAATGGCCCGGCGATTTCGCGCTCAACTCTCAAGGTCCAACGTTCTGGATCGACGCATCGCAGTCGCCCAAGTCCGCGATTGTGCGCGAGACCGGTATTCAGACCTTCTCGGCCAACGCTGCCAAGGCGTTTTATCCCTGGGTCGATTTGCTCGGCGCTCAGTTCGTGAAGCAATACGAAGCTGAGTCTCTGGGCCGCGCGGTCGAGGGGATTTACTACGATGGCAAGCAATACTGGACGGCACTTCCTTCCGGGATGTGGATTCCAATGGAGGGGCCGCAGCTCAATCGCAAGTTGAAGATCGAGCGCAGCGTGTCTCCGAAGCCCGATAAGGCCGGTGTCTCGGACGTCGAAAGAGCGCTGCTCTATATCGAGGAAAATGCCCGGGTGAAGGGCGCTGCCCCGTTCGTTAATCGTCGGCCAGGCCCTTACCGCTTCAATAACGACACATATCTCAACACTTACTCCTCGCGTCCAATTGCCCCCGCGGGAAAACCTGGCGAGGCTGTGTGGGGACCGAACGGGCAGTTTCCTTGGCTGTGCCACTTCATCGATACTTTTCACCCCACGCCCCTGCAGGTCGCCTATCTCAAGGCGTGGATCATTCACGCTTACCGCTGCGCGTATTACTTCGACCCGCGAAGCAGCCTTATCCTCTTCATTGCGGGGCCTCCGGGCGTCGGAAAAACGCTGCTTAATCGCGGCATCCTCGGCCCGCTGCTGGGGGGATTCGGCGAAGCCACTGATTGGCTGCTCGGCAACGACAATTTCAATTCCGAGCTTTTCGAGAAGCCTTTTTGGTCGGTCGACGACGCGACGGCGAATGCAAACCCCCGCACCCTTCGCATTTTCTGGATGCAGATGAAACGCGTGGCCGCCAACCCCTCGTTCCGCTGCAATGAGAAGTTCCGCAAGGCGTCAATGACTGAGTGCAACAGTTGCCTGATGGTGACCTGCAATGCAGATGAGGAGAGCGCCCGCCAGGTTCCTGACCTCGACCAGTCGATCAAAGACAAGCTGCTGCTCCTGCGCACGATTGAGGTGCAACAAATCAAGTTCCCTCCTCGCGCTGAACTGGTGGCAATCTTGGAACGTGAGCTTCCCTGGCTGGCTCGATGGGCTCTGGATACCGACATCCCCGAGGAGCTTCGTGGCGACAGCCGCTACGGAGTTCGAGCTTTTGCGGACGAAAGCCTCGTCGAAATCTCGCGCCAGTCCAGCCGCACCGCAGGGTTCTCCGATATTCTGGAAGATTGGATGTTTATCCACTTCACGACGCGGGAAACGAAAGCCGCGTTCTGGCAAGGAACCAGTTACCAGCTCCACAAGGAGCTGATTAACTACGACCCCGCCGCCCCGGCGGCCTTGCGAGATTATTCGGTCGACACGATCAACCGCTCCCTCTCCCAGCTTAAAGGCAAAGGGTTTGATGGCCTGGAAATCGTGCCCCACTCGACTACCCGAATTTGGAAAATTCATCGCCCTAAACACCTCATCAAATAA
- a CDS encoding sigma-70 family RNA polymerase sigma factor: MSYYSTQDDLSFIPLTLAEEHALIARYHGNNDLAARDELVRVHLKLVAKLSLRFARGAILDEDAISAGNFALMQALECKKFDPARGSRFGTYIRSYVKGEVLKQIRQRTVVRPEFHQPSLPPDAVVTGTAAGNEDADKNRPEFSNLVDQSSDEQQIITVRETSLEDAIDQLPALEGYAVRRVDLQGGNYADVGRERNVSREAARKAHARGLQKLRFRLNPVQSQLN, from the coding sequence ATGTCATACTACTCCACTCAAGACGACCTCTCGTTCATACCCCTAACATTGGCTGAAGAGCACGCGCTGATTGCGCGGTATCACGGCAATAACGATCTTGCCGCACGGGACGAGCTCGTTCGAGTCCATCTCAAACTTGTGGCAAAGCTTTCCCTGCGATTCGCACGGGGCGCAATCTTGGACGAGGACGCAATTTCCGCAGGCAACTTCGCACTGATGCAGGCCCTCGAATGCAAAAAGTTCGACCCCGCGCGCGGTTCCCGGTTTGGCACTTACATTCGTTCCTATGTGAAGGGTGAAGTGCTGAAGCAGATTCGGCAGCGCACCGTTGTCCGCCCTGAATTTCACCAACCATCTCTCCCGCCCGACGCCGTTGTTACAGGCACCGCCGCAGGAAATGAGGATGCCGACAAAAATCGTCCTGAATTTTCGAATCTGGTTGACCAATCCAGCGACGAACAACAGATCATTACAGTGAGAGAAACTTCGCTCGAAGACGCTATCGACCAGTTACCTGCCTTGGAGGGTTACGCCGTGCGGCGTGTGGACCTCCAGGGAGGTAACTACGCTGATGTCGGACGTGAGCGCAACGTGTCGCGCGAAGCGGCACGCAAGGCCCACGCCCGAGGGCTTCAGAAGCTGCGGTTTCGCCTCAATCCAGTCCAATCACAACTCAACTAA
- a CDS encoding site-specific integrase yields MNNESTTDTKGSIEPEIANVSAEKYRFRKVKDGRGRDLEGIWERNGRYYAQLCLPGKNTPRRVPLFTDENLPAKNVTQAKEAYAALLSNRRQGILPGPRITPFFSDYYLHYLSFMEETEAKGPLTIKKERSSLKAWARFLGQTRLNQIERRQINEFVLLRKKEGVTNTVINKDVIALKNLCKFAAGENYLKHGLPTDGWKELEYKAPIRPLWPAEVIDALCNEALRKHKKGFLIHRNGQAFVDWIRLMQWTGARHTAAITCRWSQVDFDKRTITLHTKFDKTVTVDFNPEMEKHLLDMKARKDPNDDCLFPASRNDGDRDHMTHMYKTLNSVKKAVAASKEFKDHTPNVGEFTPHDLRHFFTSWAVMSGIDYRTIAEWRGDADNGVMISSIYSHLDPRHRKAAADKLKFNIPGAQPVQPVAIPVPDKTAVENLSAAELLKLLQEKLGQAAA; encoded by the coding sequence ATGAATAACGAGTCTACCACCGACACCAAAGGCAGCATCGAGCCCGAAATCGCCAACGTCAGCGCGGAGAAATACCGGTTCCGGAAGGTCAAAGACGGTCGCGGCAGGGATTTGGAGGGTATCTGGGAACGGAACGGAAGGTATTACGCCCAGCTTTGCCTGCCGGGCAAAAACACGCCGCGCCGCGTCCCGCTCTTCACAGACGAGAACCTGCCCGCCAAGAACGTGACCCAAGCCAAGGAGGCTTACGCCGCCCTGCTCTCCAACCGTCGCCAAGGGATACTTCCAGGTCCCCGGATCACGCCGTTTTTCTCCGACTACTATTTGCATTATCTCTCGTTCATGGAAGAGACCGAAGCCAAGGGTCCGCTGACGATCAAAAAGGAGCGCAGCTCACTCAAGGCATGGGCCAGGTTTTTGGGCCAGACCCGTCTCAACCAAATCGAACGCCGACAAATTAACGAGTTCGTCCTTTTGCGCAAGAAAGAAGGCGTCACCAACACCGTAATCAACAAGGACGTGATCGCACTCAAAAACCTCTGCAAGTTTGCCGCGGGCGAAAACTACCTGAAGCACGGGCTGCCCACTGACGGTTGGAAGGAGTTGGAATATAAGGCCCCCATCCGTCCGCTCTGGCCCGCGGAAGTCATTGACGCGCTCTGCAACGAGGCGCTGCGCAAACACAAGAAAGGCTTCCTCATCCACCGCAACGGCCAGGCGTTCGTCGATTGGATTCGACTAATGCAGTGGACCGGCGCGCGACACACAGCCGCCATCACCTGCCGCTGGTCACAGGTCGACTTCGACAAGCGGACGATCACGCTGCACACGAAATTCGACAAAACGGTGACGGTCGACTTCAACCCGGAAATGGAAAAGCACCTGCTCGACATGAAGGCGCGCAAAGACCCAAACGACGACTGCCTTTTTCCAGCAAGCCGCAACGATGGCGACCGGGATCACATGACCCATATGTATAAGACGCTCAACAGCGTGAAAAAAGCGGTGGCCGCCAGCAAGGAATTCAAGGACCACACTCCGAACGTTGGAGAGTTTACTCCGCACGATCTCCGGCATTTTTTTACGAGCTGGGCCGTCATGAGTGGGATCGATTATCGCACTATTGCAGAATGGCGGGGCGATGCGGATAACGGCGTAATGATTTCCTCGATCTATTCACACCTCGACCCCCGGCACCGAAAGGCGGCGGCGGACAAGTTGAAGTTCAATATCCCGGGAGCTCAACCGGTGCAGCCGGTGGCGATTCCGGTTCCAGACAAGACCGCCGTGGAAAACCTAAGTGCCGCCGAGCTGCTCAAGCTGCTTCAAGAGAAGCTTGGACAGGCGGCGGCGTAG